GGCAAAATAAGTACGGTAGCACACCTGATAACCAACGTAAAACGACACGGCCGAAGCATAACTGCCCGTGGCTGACAAGGCCTCAAAGGCTTGCCAGGGGCGccacataaaaaaaaaaagttccaaGAAAAATCCGCTAAGACCTTGCTAGGAACTTGCTGAGAAAAACCGGTCGCGAAAGAAGACGTGTCGATCGACATGCAACAGCTGTCCTTTCGCTTTCAATGAGACAACGCTCTCAACCCCGCCAACTCGGCGTGCGTTTTGGAGCGGCACAGCACTGCCAACTGATCGTCCTGGGTTAAGGGATGGGATCTGCTCGTAAAATGTCTGACATGCGCCCATCAGGCGGCGACATCATCTATTGGCTCCCGCTGAAGACTTGGGAGCCATCCGTTGCTCCACGCATACGCATGTGGTGTTGAATTTGTTGGCACCTATCATAGCTTGCCGTCGCTCTCGCCCTTGAACCGCTCCACCCGCTTTTGTTCCCAGTTATCGAGATCCTTGGCCGCGAGCCTCTGTTGGTTTGCCAATAGCAAAGATTGTCAGCGATCAAGGAGTCACACACGTACATCagtctttttgtctttgccTTACGTAGTACTCCTCCCTGATGTCGACCTGTCTCCTGTCCTTGCCCAGTCCCAGCTCCTCCTCTTTGGTCATCTGCCTGACCCGGCGGTCGTGCTTTTCGTATCGGATGGCGGTGGCGGGAGTGAGGacgaacgatccggctactATGATGCTGATGAAAGGCAGCCCGAAGAGCAGGAACGGGTATTTCTGCATGGCGGTACGGTATTTGATGCCTAGCTTGTTTGCGTCCGCCGCGCCGCGGAATTTCTTGTTGGAAAATATGGCCATTGTCGTGGAGTTTGCGGTCTTTGAGAATAAAATCTAGATTGACgttgaaaagaaaagcccGTATCGTAGCACTGTGCACGATGTTGTTCCCTAGGCTATCTCTTACATTGGTACAATCGACCGATGTATGCGGCTATCAACCTAGAAAACATGCAAGGCTGCGTCGCGCTGAGACTGATCTCCAGCTTCTGGCCAGAGTGGGGCCCCCACCGTGACGCATTTACAAGGACCCGCTGGTACAAAGAAGTTTAATGGGCTCACGTGACTGCGCGTACACCCAAGGGCGCGTCCAAGTTATCGGACGGCGCCAGACTTGTTCATTCCACGTTCGTCAGTCAGATCTACCCCGCGACAAGTTTCGCTCTGTATACTGCCGTCCACCAGCTCTCCCATAAGCATATGAGGGCTGCAGAATGGCTCCAGAGTCGTTTGGTCGAGTCGCGCCGGTCGAGCGGAAAATCCCGGCAGCCATGGCGCCTCCACAGGCACCCAACCAGCCGCCGCCCTCAACGTTGGCCGCGCAGCTCGTCGAGAACTTTTCTGCCTCGGTGCGGTCTTCCCGTGCTGCAGACGAGACCGCCGAGCTGCAGAAGTTTCTGCCGGTAATAGAGCGTATAAAAAACGATCCTGAGCTGCTCAAGACGGCTCAGGATCGCATCGAGCACAACCACATGCTGATATACGTGTTTGGACTCATCTCGCTCGACGGCTTGAAATGGGGCGACCCGTTCGTCTCGCGTGCTCAGATCGAGCAGCTTGAGGGCGAGACCCTCAAGGCAGTCAACTTCCTCAAGATGACCATCCGCGAGACCCCTGCTGTCCTGGCTTACGTCGCGGAGGAGGGCACTTTTCTGTTCCGCAAGAGCGAGCCTCTGTGGCTTTGGATCTTGCCGAGGGTCTTGAGGCTTCTAGGCATGGAGATGGCTTCCGCATTGGCACGTCCCATCGAGGAGCTTTGCCGTTTTATTTTGCTTACTGCGAACCAGCACTGCGATTTGTGGGGCCATACTGCCGGGATTCTGCGCTACCTCCAAGGATGTGTTGACTGTGAGTGTCCTTTGTCTATGAGCCTCTTGGATCTCGACGGAATACTAACTTGCACAACTAGCTATTCTCGGCCACCTCTTTGAATCTCCCCTTCTCAGTGTAAAATCTTCTTTCTCCTCAAAACTACCAACGAAAGATTTCTTGCCAGACGCGTCCTTCCAGGACTGCACCTACAAGGTAGCTACCGTGAAACATGCACTTGGAAACGCATGGTCCGTACTTCGCACAATATGCGGCGCCGTCGCATCGACCGGTCAACCTGAACTGGCTCTTGCTTCACCTTTCCAACAAACCATACCATGGCTTATCGATTCGTTGCAGTCGTACTACGGCGTGCATGAAAGCTATGCAATCGGCTTGGATGTTCAGTCGGTCGCCGTTATACAATGCCTTGTGGATTTGATAGCGTCTCAATACACCCCATCGCATGCCGCAAACAGCGACCTCTACTATAAAGCGCTTAGTGTCTTGGTTCTTTTGTGCGGCCGCCTGCTGGAACCGGCCTCAGAGGTCTTCGCCACCGATGACAATGGTATAGCGGCCAGGAAAGTCTTTAGTTTTGCTCTTGTCTACATCAGTCATGCTGCAGTTAGATACAAACCAATTAGCCGGCTTGCCTTTTCGCAGATACTCAACCCATTGGGCGCACTGTCCTCACAGATCAATGAACTTGGACCTGGTACAGACATTATGGTGAGTTTTGAGACCGATATCTGCTAGCCAGAGCGAGGCAAGTTTACGTACTGACACAAATCCCGCTCCAGCATTGCATAAGCCTCCTGAACAACGCGACCTCTAGTACAGATCTAGAGAGCTTCCACGCCGGCGTCCAGCTCGACAGTTTTGTCGAACCAACACTCAGGCAATGTGTTGCAAAGCTAAAGCTTTATGAACAACCTGCCGGTGCATCTCAGCCATCGGCTAAGCGCAGGAAACTTTCAGCAGAGCCTAGATTCCTACCTCACCTCTTAGACTCTATCTGCAGAATCTTCAATGCGGATGAATTACGAGACTACACCTTGCTTGAGAGTCTTATATCGTGAGTTCTCGGTATATCCTAACAATCAATAAAGCCACGCATGCTCATAGTTCACCTTTCTCAGGAACGGCTTCTCCTCACTCGATGAGCACCAGGCTTGTCAAGTCCTCGAACTGCTTGCCTCTATATCCTGTGCTACCGACAATACCCtgaccaccaccagcagcccTTCGAACACGCAAAATGTACACTGTAAATTTTGCTCAGTCTATGACAGGGGGCGCAAGACACCATTGTGTCTCGACATTAGCGCAAAGTCTATGGTTGCCAAGGTCTTTGGGCGAATCGTCAAGCTACCGTCTTTAACCAATTCCAAGAAGTCCAGAGTTGTGGCCATGATGGCCTTGAGGAAAGTAGCATCGCATACTAGAGACCCCGATCTCCTGGATTTGGAAAAGTCGGTGACTGGTCATTGGTGCCTTCAGTCACTGAACAGTTCTGTAAGAGAATTGCGTATTGCGGCTGGGTAAGTGCAAACCTGGTTTGTTGGTTGATATAAAACATGCCTACAGAGGCTGATCGTATGCAATTTAGGAGAACCCTGTCCGTGTTTTTGCAGGATTCCGAAACAGCAACACCGGGGACCAGGGACCTCGTCGCGCGGAACAAGTCGCTTGCACTTGGTCTTCTGAAGAGTCTTTCTGACAAGAACGTTGCCCACCTAAACGAAACGTGTATAATGGCATGGGGCCAGGTTGGGGTGTATGTATTGCTTCCATCGTTTGTTGCCCTGCCTCACATCCTGCTAACGCTTCACAGGATTGTGTCTGATGAAGGATTGAGCCTAGTCCTCGTCAAACTACTCGACTTTTTGGGGCACAGCAATACAATGGTTTCGGCGTTCGCTTTCAACGAAGTAAGTGTGCCTCTTGCGTGTTCTTTACATGATTGTGCAACTGACAGATGGCGCATTGTACTAGATATTGAACCTTGTGGCTGCTCGTAAAACAACACCCCGGCGCTTGTTCGACCCATTTTGGAGGAGTATAGCCTTCTCAACCGTCAAAGACATGATCTCTAGGCCTCAAACCACACGGCTTACCGCAGAGCTCCTTCAAATCAGCGTCACGGATCACTTGCTTTCGATTCAGCAGTACGCTTTGCCATGGCTTGTCTtgaccaagaagaaggagattGTACAAAAGATCGCTGAGGCTCGTGGCGAGAAAGCTGCGTGGCAGCCTATTCTAGACTGCAACAACCTTGGCTACATCCTTGCATTGCTACTTGTCCAAGATGTTCCTGACACACACGAGTTTGTCTTGAGTAGCTTACGGCAAATTTCGTCCCACTTCAACAATACAGAACTTGCTGCCTTAATTGCGGCAGACCCTGTCATTACGGTGCTAGAAATCCTGCGAGATTCAGGTGAAGGCaacgaagagaagaaaactcGTGTGGGTATTCTGTGGCCTGTCAGCAAACCCCAGAGCACCTTGTCCCATGCTGATACTTGTCGCAACGTATAGGCCCGCTCCGCTCTGTTGCTCATGGCAGAGCTTACCTTTGACGACCATCTGAAGCGAGAGTATAAGAAGAAAAGGGCTATGGTTGCTCGGTATCTCCAAATCCATGCGCTAGGCTTGACAGCAACTATCGCTGAAACCCTAAAG
Above is a genomic segment from Pyricularia oryzae 70-15 chromosome 7, whole genome shotgun sequence containing:
- a CDS encoding cytochrome c oxidase assembly protein cox-16, with the translated sequence MAIFSNKKFRGAADANKLGIKYRTAMQKYPFLLFGLPFISIIVAGSFVLTPATAIRYEKHDRRVRQMTKEEELGLGKDRRQVDIREEYYRLAAKDLDNWEQKRVERFKGESDGKL